In Armatimonadota bacterium, the following proteins share a genomic window:
- a CDS encoding 2-phosphosulfolactate phosphatase → MRVHVAFHPLVVTAEPQVCIVVDVIRASTTLVTMVERGAGRIYVAETVDAARRAAARMDGAILAGEENGLPPAGFHYGNSPVEVARAAFGAAPVIFVTTNGTAAIRRVAKAPVVLVGALRNARAAARQAAELARVRGLPVTVVCAGREGGFGLDDAYTAGALVDRLLEVERSAELTDGSAAALRLYRGERDALALFRESAAGRNVIRLGLEEDVVYCARADVSEVVPRLSREVHVLESVTSGHREDAGRGGGGQ, encoded by the coding sequence ATGCGCGTGCACGTGGCCTTCCACCCCCTGGTGGTGACGGCGGAGCCCCAGGTGTGCATTGTGGTGGACGTCATCCGGGCCAGCACCACCCTCGTGACCATGGTGGAGCGCGGCGCCGGGCGCATCTACGTGGCGGAGACCGTGGACGCCGCCCGGCGCGCGGCCGCCCGGATGGACGGCGCGATTCTCGCCGGAGAGGAGAACGGGCTGCCCCCCGCGGGGTTCCACTACGGCAACTCTCCGGTGGAGGTCGCCCGGGCGGCGTTCGGGGCGGCGCCGGTCATCTTCGTGACCACCAACGGCACGGCGGCCATCCGCCGGGTGGCCAAGGCGCCCGTGGTCCTGGTGGGAGCCCTGCGCAACGCCCGGGCGGCGGCCCGGCAGGCGGCGGAGCTGGCCCGGGTGAGGGGGCTGCCCGTGACGGTAGTGTGCGCCGGCCGGGAGGGCGGGTTCGGCCTCGACGACGCCTACACGGCCGGGGCGCTGGTGGACCGCCTGCTGGAGGTGGAGCGCTCCGCCGAGCTGACCGACGGGTCGGCGGCGGCTCTGCGCCTGTACCGTGGAGAACGAGACGCCCTGGCCCTGTTCCGGGAGTCGGCGGCCGGCCGGAATGTCATCCGCCTGGGGCTGGAGGAGGACGTGGTGTACTGCGCCCGCGCCGACGTCAGCGAGGTGGTGCCGCGCCTGAGCCGCGAGGTCCATGTGCTGGAGTCCGTCACGTCGGGGCACCGGGAGGACGCGGGCCGCGGTGGGGGTGGCCAGTGA